CCAGCAGGTCGCGCTGGTCGGCGCGTCCAAGGGCGGCACGATGTCGGCGGCGTTCGCCGACGAGGCCGACGCGGTCGCCGTCGTCGCCCTCGGGCCGCCCGCGACGTTCGAGGGCACGGACGCCGCGTCGGAGGCGAGCACGTACGACGGCCCGCTGCTCGTCGTCGCGTCGACGGACGACAGCCAGGTGAGCGTCGACTCGTCGCGCGAGGTCGCCCGCGCGGACGACCCCAGCACGTTCATGGAGCTCAGCGGCGGCGCGCACGGCGTCGCGCTGTTCGCCGGTGAGCACGCGTCGCACGTCGAGGCGGCGATCGACGGGATGCTCGCGCAGGGATTCGGCGGGTGACCGCGCGGCGCGCACCGGCCGCGGCTGCCGTCGCCGCGGTGCTCGTGCTCGCGGCGTGCACCGCGGGCGGGGAGGCGTCGACGCCGGGCGGCACGGACGGCGCGACCGGTCCGGTGACCGATGCGGTCGGGGACGCGACCGAGCGCCGCGCCGCCGAGGCGCCGCCGTGCCTGCCCGACGACACCGAGGCGGTGGCGATCGGCCCGCAGGACGACCCGACGCTCGTCGCGTGGACGGGCACGGGCACCGACGCGGTCGTCCTGGCCCCGCAGAACGGCGGCGGGCCCTGCCAGTGGGCGGAGCAGATGGCGCGGCTCGCCGGCGAGGGGTACCTCGTCGCGTCGTTCTCGTGGAGCAGCGACTCCCGCGACTCGCTGCTCGGCGCCGTCGACGCGGTCCGCGCCGCGGGCGCGCAGCAGGTCGCGCTCGTGGGGGCCTCCAAGGGCGGCACGTACGCGGCCGGGCTCGCGGCCGAGGCGGATGCCGTCGCGGTCGTCGCGCTGGGGCCGCCCGCCGACCTGGACGGTGTCGACGCCCGCCCGGAGGAGAGCGGGTACGAGGGTCCGCTGCTCGTCGTCGCGTCGACGAACGACGGCGACGTCGCGGTCGGGTCGTCGCGCTGGGTGTCACGGCCCGACGACCCGTCGACGTTCCTCGAGCTGCCGGGCGGGGCGCACGGCGTCGCGCTCTTCACGACGTCGCACCGGACGCAGGTGCAGGACGCGATCGACGAGGTGCTCGCGCGCGGGTTCGGCGCCTGAACGACAAGGCCCTCCCGGGAGGCCGCCGCACCCGACGTCGCCGTTGACGTCGAGCACGGCGGCCCCGGCCGGGAGGGCGCGCGGGGCACTGTCTACCAGCAACGGGCACTCGGGCACGAGCCGGGAAAGCGGACAAAGCGGACCTGCGACGGAACCGTTATGGGTCTGTGACCCCGATCACGCGACGGGCCTCGACGCGGCGGCCGTCGCCGGGCGTGCCGCGGGCCCTCAGAGGGACCGCAGCGGCCGTCAGAGGTAGCGCAGCGGGTCGAACTCGTCGAGCGGGATGATCCTCAGGCGCGGCAGCTGCACGTTGAACGCGGCCACGTCGGACTCGAGGTCGAACACCTGCAGACCGCGCGCCGACAGCCCCGCCAGGGCGGTGCTGGTGAACTCCCGGAACGCGAGCAGGCCCACCCGCCGTCCGCCGTCGTCGACGAGCGTCTCGACCTCGGGCGCGAAGTCGCCGTCGTGGCTCGCGAGCAGCACGTCGCCCCCGCGCGAGGCGATCGCCTGCAGCGTGCGCTTGATGCCGATGTCGACGACCTTCTCGTACGACTCCCCGGACAGGGGGATCGGCTGGAACCCGATCGCGAGCAGCGCCTGGACGAACGACATCGGCAGGCTGCCGTTGGACGCGTTGAGGAAGAACAGGCCCTTCACCGGCTGGCCCCACGCCTGCTCCGCGAACCCCAGCACCCGCTCCCAGCGCGGCCGCTGGTCGGGCGTCGGACGGCCGCCGAGGATCGACGACCCGAGGGTCGCGTCGATGTTCTCCCCGTCGACGAGCAGGTAGGTGGTGCGGTCGCCCGCGTCGGTGCTCATCGCGTCAGCGTAGCGACGGGACAGGGACGCGCACCGGCGCCCGCGCGAGCGGCGGGCACCGGTGCGGTCGTGCGGCTCGGTGGCGTCAGGCCACCGAGCAGGCCGTGCCGTTGAGCGAGAACGCGGCCGGCGCGGTGTTGGTGCCGTTGTGGGCGCCGTTGAAGCCGATCTGCGTGCTGCCGCCGGGGGCGAGCGACCCGTTCCACGCGGCGTTGCGCAGCGTCACCTGTGCGCCGGACTGCGACGACACCGAGGACCACGCCTGCGTGACCGTCTGGCCGGACGGGAAGGCGAACGTCAGCGTCCAGCCGTTGAGCGCGGACGACGACGTGTTCGTGATCGTCACGTTCGCGGTGAACCCGGTGTTCCACTGGTTGACCGAGTACGCGACCCGGCACGCGCCGACGGGGGTCGTCGGCGTGGGGGTGGGGGTCGGCGTCGTCGGCGTGGGGGTCGGCGTCGTGGGCGTCGGGGTGGGCGTGGTGGGCGTGGGCGTCGGCGTCGCGCCGAACGCGTCCAGGATCGCCGCGTGCGCAGGCTTCTTCGCGTAGCCGTCGTCCCACACGAGGGCGGCGCC
The sequence above is a segment of the Cellulomonas fimi genome. Coding sequences within it:
- a CDS encoding NYN domain-containing protein; translated protein: MSTDAGDRTTYLLVDGENIDATLGSSILGGRPTPDQRPRWERVLGFAEQAWGQPVKGLFFLNASNGSLPMSFVQALLAIGFQPIPLSGESYEKVVDIGIKRTLQAIASRGGDVLLASHDGDFAPEVETLVDDGGRRVGLLAFREFTSTALAGLSARGLQVFDLESDVAAFNVQLPRLRIIPLDEFDPLRYL